In Arthrobacter burdickii, one DNA window encodes the following:
- a CDS encoding cystathionine beta-synthase, protein MKYANSIVDLIGNTPLVKLNSVTDGIAATVLAKVEYLNPGGSVKDRIAAKIIDAAEAEGKIKPGGTIVEPTSGNTGVGLALVAQQRGYKCVFVVPDKVGEDKRNVLKAYGAEVVVTPTAVAPDSPQSYYGVSDRLVREIPGAYKPDQFSNQNGPLSHYETTGPEIWNDTDGKLTHFVTGVGTGGTITGTGRYLKEISADRASGPVRIVGADPEGSIYSGGTGRPYFVEGVGEDMWPDSYDPSIPDEIHAVTDAESFEMTRRLAREEGLLVGGSCGMAVVAALRVAKDLTADDVVVVLLPDGGRGYLGKIFNDDWMKSYGFMDSGEDGSVGDVLRSKSGSLPDLVHTHPSETVRDVISIMDEYGVSSIPVLSQEPPVKMGEVLGSVDERSLTAKIFHGEAKLTDKISQHMDAKLPLIGSLESIGTARERLQDSDTLMVTFVGSPVGILTRHDLLTYVSK, encoded by the coding sequence ATGAAGTACGCCAATTCCATTGTTGACCTGATCGGCAACACCCCGCTCGTCAAGCTCAACTCCGTCACCGACGGCATCGCAGCCACCGTCCTCGCGAAGGTCGAATACCTCAACCCCGGCGGGTCGGTGAAGGACCGCATCGCGGCGAAGATCATCGACGCCGCGGAGGCCGAGGGCAAGATCAAGCCCGGCGGCACCATCGTCGAACCGACCTCCGGCAACACCGGCGTCGGGCTCGCCCTCGTCGCCCAGCAGCGCGGCTACAAGTGCGTGTTCGTGGTGCCCGACAAGGTGGGCGAGGACAAGCGCAACGTCCTCAAGGCCTACGGCGCGGAGGTCGTCGTCACTCCGACCGCCGTCGCCCCCGACAGTCCGCAGTCCTACTACGGCGTCTCCGACCGCCTGGTCCGCGAGATCCCCGGCGCCTACAAGCCGGACCAGTTCTCGAACCAGAACGGCCCCCTGAGCCACTACGAGACCACCGGCCCCGAGATCTGGAACGACACCGACGGCAAGCTCACGCACTTCGTCACGGGCGTCGGGACGGGCGGCACCATCACCGGCACGGGGCGGTACCTCAAGGAGATTTCCGCTGACCGCGCGAGCGGGCCCGTACGCATCGTCGGCGCCGATCCGGAGGGCTCGATCTACTCCGGTGGCACCGGGCGCCCCTACTTCGTGGAGGGCGTCGGCGAGGACATGTGGCCGGACTCCTACGACCCGTCCATCCCGGACGAGATCCACGCCGTCACGGATGCCGAGAGCTTCGAGATGACGCGGCGCCTCGCCCGCGAGGAGGGTCTGCTGGTCGGCGGCTCCTGCGGCATGGCCGTCGTCGCGGCCCTCCGCGTCGCGAAGGACCTGACGGCGGACGATGTCGTTGTGGTCCTCCTGCCCGACGGCGGCCGCGGCTACCTCGGCAAGATCTTCAACGACGACTGGATGAAGTCCTACGGCTTCATGGACAGTGGCGAGGACGGGAGCGTCGGTGACGTGCTGCGGTCCAAGAGCGGCTCCCTCCCTGACCTCGTCCACACGCACCCGTCGGAGACGGTCCGCGACGTCATCTCGATCATGGACGAGTACGGGGTCTCCAGCATCCCGGTGCTGTCCCAGGAGCCGCCCGTCAAGATGGGCGAGGTGCTGGGCTCGGTCGACGAGCGCTCCCTGACGGCGAAGATCTTCCACGGCGAGGCCAAGCTCACCGACAAGATCTCGCAGCACATGGACGCGAAGCTGCCCCTGATCGGGTCGCTCGAATCCATCGGCACGGCGCGCGAGCGGCTCCAGGACAGCGACACGCTGATGGTGACGTTCGTCGGGTCCCCGGTGGGAATTCTTACGCGCCATGACTTGCTGACATATGTGAGCAAGTAA
- a CDS encoding cystathionine gamma-synthase, with translation MTHSNDQGFNTRAVHAGQTPDPTTGAVIPPLYQTTTFAQDGIGKLRNGYEYGRGTNPTRDALQTQIAALEGGKHAFSFSSGLAAEDALIRAALRPGDHIVLGNDAYGGTYRLIDRVLSQWGITNTAVDMADPAAVQAAIAANNTKMVWVETPSNPMMKITDIAATAQLAHDAGALLVVDNTFASPYLQQPLTFGADVVVHSTTKYIGGHSDASGGAVVVNDDELAEKIGFVQFAVGAVSAPMEAWLTTRGLKTLGVRMDRHSSNATAIARWLQEQDEVERVYYPGLPEHPGHDLAAAQMKDFGGMISVTFKGGAEAAKKVAESTHVFILAESLGGIESLMNYPSDMTHASVKGTELAVPENLIRLSVGIEDIEDLIGDLEQAISSLR, from the coding sequence GTGACGCACTCGAACGACCAGGGCTTCAACACCCGAGCCGTCCACGCGGGCCAGACCCCCGACCCCACGACCGGAGCGGTGATCCCGCCCCTCTACCAGACCACCACCTTCGCGCAGGACGGCATCGGCAAGCTGCGCAACGGGTACGAGTACGGGCGTGGCACCAACCCCACCCGGGATGCGCTGCAGACCCAGATCGCGGCGCTCGAGGGCGGCAAGCACGCCTTCAGCTTCTCGTCCGGCCTCGCCGCCGAGGACGCGCTCATCCGGGCCGCGCTCCGCCCCGGCGACCACATCGTCCTCGGGAACGACGCCTACGGCGGAACCTACCGGCTGATCGATCGCGTGCTGTCCCAGTGGGGCATCACCAACACGGCCGTGGACATGGCGGACCCCGCTGCGGTCCAGGCTGCCATCGCGGCGAACAACACGAAGATGGTCTGGGTCGAGACGCCGTCGAACCCCATGATGAAGATCACCGACATCGCCGCGACCGCCCAGCTCGCGCACGACGCCGGTGCCCTGCTCGTCGTGGACAACACGTTCGCGTCGCCGTACCTGCAGCAGCCGCTCACGTTCGGTGCGGATGTGGTCGTGCACTCGACCACCAAGTACATCGGCGGGCACTCGGACGCCAGCGGCGGGGCCGTCGTCGTGAACGACGACGAGCTCGCCGAGAAGATCGGTTTCGTGCAGTTCGCCGTCGGCGCCGTGTCCGCCCCCATGGAGGCCTGGCTCACCACGCGCGGACTCAAGACCCTCGGGGTCCGCATGGACCGCCACTCCTCGAACGCCACCGCGATCGCGCGCTGGCTGCAGGAGCAGGACGAGGTGGAGCGCGTGTACTACCCGGGGCTGCCCGAGCACCCGGGCCACGACCTCGCTGCAGCGCAGATGAAGGACTTCGGCGGCATGATCTCCGTGACCTTCAAGGGCGGGGCGGAGGCCGCGAAGAAGGTGGCGGAGTCGACCCACGTCTTCATCCTCGCGGAGTCCCTCGGCGGCATCGAGTCGCTGATGAACTACCCCTCCGACATGACGCACGCGTCGGTCAAGGGCACGGAACTCGCGGTTCCCGAGAACCTGATCCGGCTGTCCGTCGGCATCGAGGACATCGAGGACCTGATCGGTGACCTCGAGCAGGCCATCTCCTCCCTGCGCTAG
- a CDS encoding amidohydrolase, which yields MSSPSGTTPPAPATAITNAHVVPIDGEPFDGTVVVEDGRITALGSSVPVPDGATVIDAAGKWLLPGFVDAHVHLGTHEEGEGTAGDDTNEMTEPNTAGVRAIDAINPYDPGFDDALAGGVTTVNVNPGSGNPIGGLAVAIHTHGRYLEEMVLRSPSGLKSALGENPKRVYGGKGKMPSTRLGTALVIREAFMKAQNYMGKDDENARDPHLEALAMVLRREIPWRQHAHRADDIATALRIADEFGYDLVLDHGTEAHLLGDVLAERGTPVLIGPLFTTKSKVELRGRSIANPGKLARAGVEISIITDHPVIPINFLVHQATLAIKEGLDRETALRSITINPAKVLGLADRLGSLAVGKDADLVLWSGDPLDVMQRALQVWIGGTEVYSYDTETRSGTVAPRG from the coding sequence ATGTCCTCCCCCAGCGGCACAACCCCGCCCGCTCCCGCCACAGCAATCACCAACGCCCACGTCGTCCCGATCGACGGCGAGCCCTTCGACGGCACGGTCGTCGTCGAGGACGGGCGCATCACGGCGCTCGGTTCCTCCGTTCCCGTGCCCGACGGCGCCACCGTCATCGACGCGGCAGGAAAGTGGCTGCTCCCCGGGTTCGTGGACGCCCATGTGCACCTGGGCACGCACGAAGAGGGCGAGGGAACAGCCGGGGACGACACCAATGAGATGACCGAGCCCAACACGGCTGGCGTCCGGGCGATCGACGCCATCAACCCCTATGACCCCGGGTTCGACGACGCGCTCGCGGGCGGGGTCACCACCGTGAACGTGAACCCCGGCTCCGGCAACCCGATCGGCGGGCTCGCCGTCGCCATCCACACGCACGGGCGTTACCTCGAGGAGATGGTGCTGCGCTCCCCCAGCGGACTGAAGTCGGCACTGGGCGAGAACCCGAAGCGCGTCTACGGCGGCAAGGGCAAGATGCCGTCGACCCGCCTCGGCACCGCGCTCGTCATCCGCGAGGCGTTCATGAAGGCCCAGAACTACATGGGCAAGGACGACGAGAACGCGCGGGACCCGCACCTCGAGGCCCTGGCCATGGTGCTGCGGCGCGAGATCCCCTGGCGCCAGCACGCACACCGTGCCGACGACATCGCGACAGCCCTCCGCATCGCGGACGAGTTCGGGTACGACCTCGTCCTCGACCACGGCACCGAGGCGCACCTGCTCGGCGACGTCCTCGCAGAACGCGGAACCCCCGTCCTGATCGGTCCCCTGTTCACCACGAAGTCCAAGGTGGAGCTGCGCGGCCGCTCCATCGCCAATCCCGGCAAGCTCGCGCGGGCCGGCGTCGAGATCTCGATCATCACGGACCACCCCGTCATCCCGATCAACTTCCTGGTGCACCAGGCCACCCTCGCAATCAAGGAGGGCCTCGACCGGGAGACCGCCCTGCGCTCCATCACCATCAACCCCGCGAAAGTCCTCGGTCTGGCGGACCGCCTCGGCTCGCTCGCCGTCGGGAAGGACGCGGACCTGGTGCTCTGGAGCGGCGATCCGCTCGATGTAATGCAGCGTGCCCTGCAGGTGTGGATCGGCGGCACCGAGGTCTACTCCTACGACACCGAGACGCGCAGCGGCACCGTCGCTCCCCGGGGCTAG
- a CDS encoding glycosyltransferase 87 family protein, translating into MSQRSTAAGVRALGLVAAVAVAWALVAWAFAWADVIGLDFRVYRMGGQSVVDGDGSLYTRSFGEGEGSLLFTYPPFAALAFTVLTLVSAETGALLFVWLSILIAAATSLLVTRYLGGFRTVRDVVMHPTALPLAIAGTGLVSLLGPWRETMAFSQVNILLFAMIAADLLSGPHRRMPTGLLTGIAAGIKLTPLVFGLYFLVRGEWKQLFTMAAGFFGTIALGFLLLPAESATYWLQMLRDTGRIGGEGYVDNLSLRGAILHFLGPDFPSTLPWLLISLLLVAATAYIIREARRRADRFLPIAMTSLLMLLISPISWSHHWVWIVVVLAVLAGQAAGLPRELRAHRTTAAVLFVLTLLVFIYSPKTIGQLLGADDLDSQLVTGWLMASSAGVFCALAVTVFWVLLSRRLRAVRPERAMHPHEAVRPRDEERATAGGSTARDRVSGALHGRLDDGALRGNR; encoded by the coding sequence ATGAGCCAGCGCAGTACAGCGGCAGGAGTCCGGGCGCTGGGCCTTGTCGCCGCAGTGGCGGTGGCCTGGGCCCTGGTGGCCTGGGCGTTCGCCTGGGCCGACGTCATCGGCCTCGATTTCCGGGTGTACCGCATGGGCGGGCAGTCCGTGGTCGACGGCGACGGCTCGCTGTACACGCGCTCCTTCGGGGAGGGCGAGGGATCCCTCCTCTTCACGTATCCGCCGTTCGCGGCGCTCGCCTTCACTGTGCTCACGCTCGTCAGCGCCGAGACCGGCGCATTGCTGTTCGTGTGGCTGTCGATCCTCATCGCCGCCGCGACGTCCCTGCTGGTAACGCGGTACCTCGGCGGTTTCCGCACCGTCCGGGACGTGGTGATGCACCCTACGGCACTGCCGCTGGCGATCGCCGGAACCGGGCTCGTCTCCCTCCTGGGCCCGTGGCGCGAGACCATGGCCTTCTCGCAGGTCAACATCCTGCTCTTCGCGATGATCGCCGCCGACCTCCTCTCGGGACCGCACCGCCGGATGCCCACCGGACTGCTCACGGGCATCGCGGCCGGCATCAAACTGACGCCTCTGGTCTTCGGCCTGTACTTCCTCGTGCGCGGCGAGTGGAAGCAGCTGTTCACCATGGCGGCCGGCTTCTTCGGGACCATCGCGCTGGGCTTCCTCCTGCTGCCGGCCGAATCGGCGACCTACTGGCTGCAGATGCTGCGGGACACCGGCCGGATCGGCGGCGAGGGGTATGTGGACAACCTCTCCCTCCGCGGTGCCATCCTCCACTTCCTGGGCCCGGACTTTCCCTCCACCCTTCCGTGGCTGCTCATCTCACTGCTGCTCGTGGCGGCGACCGCCTACATCATCCGCGAGGCCCGGCGGCGCGCGGACCGGTTCCTGCCGATCGCCATGACGTCGCTGCTCATGCTTCTCATCTCACCGATCTCGTGGTCACACCACTGGGTCTGGATCGTCGTGGTCCTGGCGGTCCTCGCCGGCCAGGCTGCAGGGCTTCCCAGGGAACTGCGTGCACACCGTACGACGGCAGCCGTACTCTTCGTGCTCACCCTCCTGGTCTTCATCTACTCGCCCAAGACGATCGGTCAGCTGTTGGGCGCGGACGACCTCGATTCCCAGCTGGTGACCGGCTGGCTCATGGCGTCCAGCGCCGGCGTGTTCTGCGCGCTCGCCGTCACCGTGTTCTGGGTCCTCCTGTCGCGGAGGCTGCGAGCGGTGCGCCCGGAGCGGGCGATGCACCCGCACGAAGCGGTGCGTCCACGTGACGAGGAGCGGGCCACGGCAGGCGGCAGCACTGCCAGGGACCGCGTGTCCGGCGCCCTGCACGGCCGGCTCGACGACGGCGCCCTCCGCGGCAACCGCTGA
- a CDS encoding sensor histidine kinase, which translates to MVTAARRTLAAPVSRPRVAAGCAVALVLPPLLETAVFLAGNSLLAVDVLFQLAGVIAVALIGGLWPALLGALWSSIILNYTSTEPFGSLEISDAENVITVLIFIAVAVTVSLVVGLSARRSREAALAQQEAALLGELARGALAEEDTLQGFLRHVQTQFDVDAVALFGLVSPPEQDDDDESDDHAGGAQGGAQDGAAQDGTAQGGAQGGAAQDGGVHGEAAGGGRMERKALAVRPPVPGPALPGAVPGGAAATVAATTAGARTEARTGARLRADPQAGDMDRWTMDAATTVETVDGDFFLALYGHHLSARERGLLTAFAGQLRSMLQRQELLASTRTNQRLIEGNVMRTAILRAVSHDLRTPLAGIKLAVSSLRQSDVTFSKEDEDELLETIEDYSDRLDALVNNLLDMSRITGDAVNAHVRPLRWIDVVGPALANVPEDRVRVHIPPNLPAIEGDPGLLERVIANIVENGVKYAPGSPIEVTASVGGTGKALINGFPASELRVIDHGHGVSRDDVDAMFRPFQRLDDAPSGAGVGLGLAVAKGFTEVMGGVLDAEQTPGGGLTLVIRLPISTGVVEL; encoded by the coding sequence ATGGTGACCGCAGCGCGGCGCACCCTCGCGGCTCCGGTCAGCCGCCCGCGGGTAGCCGCCGGCTGCGCCGTCGCACTGGTCCTGCCGCCGCTGCTCGAGACGGCCGTCTTCCTGGCGGGGAACTCGCTGCTCGCGGTCGACGTCCTCTTCCAGCTCGCCGGGGTCATCGCCGTCGCCCTGATCGGCGGCCTCTGGCCCGCGCTGCTCGGCGCCCTGTGGAGCAGCATCATCCTGAACTACACCTCGACGGAGCCCTTCGGGTCCCTCGAGATCTCGGATGCCGAGAACGTCATCACAGTGCTGATCTTCATCGCCGTCGCGGTGACGGTGTCGCTCGTCGTCGGGCTGTCGGCACGCCGGTCCCGGGAAGCGGCCCTGGCGCAGCAGGAGGCCGCCCTGCTCGGCGAACTCGCGCGCGGCGCACTGGCCGAGGAGGACACGCTCCAGGGCTTCCTGCGCCACGTCCAGACCCAGTTCGACGTGGATGCCGTGGCGTTGTTCGGGCTCGTCAGCCCCCCGGAGCAGGACGACGATGACGAGTCAGACGACCACGCGGGCGGTGCGCAGGGCGGCGCGCAGGACGGCGCTGCGCAGGACGGGACCGCGCAGGGCGGCGCGCAGGGCGGCGCTGCGCAGGACGGGGGCGTGCACGGCGAGGCGGCGGGCGGCGGAAGGATGGAGCGCAAGGCCCTGGCCGTGCGCCCACCGGTACCCGGTCCTGCCCTCCCGGGAGCCGTCCCCGGAGGGGCGGCGGCAACCGTTGCGGCAACCACTGCGGGCGCCAGGACAGAAGCCAGGACAGGAGCCAGGCTGCGCGCCGACCCGCAGGCAGGTGACATGGACCGATGGACGATGGACGCCGCGACCACGGTCGAGACGGTCGACGGCGACTTCTTCCTCGCGCTCTACGGGCACCACCTCTCGGCGCGCGAGCGCGGACTGCTGACGGCATTCGCCGGCCAGCTCCGCTCGATGCTGCAGCGGCAGGAACTCCTCGCGAGCACGCGCACCAACCAGAGGCTCATCGAGGGCAACGTCATGCGTACGGCGATCCTGCGTGCGGTGTCCCACGACCTGCGGACCCCCCTCGCCGGGATCAAGCTCGCCGTCAGCAGCCTCCGGCAGTCCGATGTGACCTTCTCCAAGGAGGACGAGGACGAACTGCTGGAAACCATTGAGGACTACTCGGACCGGCTGGACGCGCTCGTCAACAACCTGCTGGACATGTCGCGTATCACCGGGGACGCGGTGAACGCGCACGTGCGGCCGCTGCGATGGATCGACGTCGTCGGGCCCGCCCTCGCCAACGTGCCCGAGGACCGCGTCCGCGTGCACATCCCGCCGAACCTGCCCGCCATCGAGGGAGACCCCGGGCTGCTGGAGCGCGTGATCGCGAACATCGTCGAGAACGGGGTGAAGTACGCGCCGGGTTCCCCGATCGAGGTCACCGCATCCGTGGGCGGTACCGGGAAGGCCCTGATCAACGGCTTCCCGGCCAGTGAGCTGCGCGTCATCGACCACGGACACGGTGTGTCCCGGGACGACGTCGACGCCATGTTCCGCCCGTTCCAGCGGCTCGACGACGCTCCGTCGGGGGCCGGCGTCGGGCTCGGGCTGGCGGTGGCCAAGGGATTCACGGAGGTCATGGGCGGCGTGCTCGACGCCGAGCAGACTCCCGGCGGCGGCCTGACGCTCGTCATCCGCCTGCCCATCTCGACGGGAGTCGTGGAGCTGTGA
- a CDS encoding response regulator: protein MTRVLVVDDEPQLLRALEINLRAYGYQCVTAVDGETALAAASEHHPDIIVLDLGLPDIDGVDVIRRIRGWSQVHIIVLSARHGSQDKVDALDAGADDYVTKPFGLDELLARLRAASRRAAAEAGAPVIETPDFTLDAGARRVLKDGRDIRLTPTEWKIVDRLIAHPGRLVSQQQLLLDVWGPAYAKDVQYLRVYMAQLRKKLEPDPGAPRYFVTESGMGYRFEP, encoded by the coding sequence GTGACGCGGGTGCTCGTCGTCGACGACGAACCGCAGCTCCTCCGCGCCCTGGAGATCAACCTCCGCGCCTACGGCTACCAGTGCGTGACGGCGGTCGACGGCGAGACGGCACTCGCAGCCGCGTCCGAACACCACCCCGACATCATCGTGCTGGACCTCGGGTTGCCGGACATCGACGGGGTGGACGTCATCCGTCGGATCCGCGGCTGGTCGCAGGTGCACATCATCGTGCTGTCCGCCCGGCACGGCTCGCAGGACAAGGTCGATGCGCTCGATGCAGGCGCGGACGACTACGTGACGAAGCCGTTCGGCCTCGATGAACTGCTCGCACGCCTCCGCGCGGCCAGCCGGCGTGCGGCGGCCGAGGCCGGCGCGCCGGTCATCGAGACACCCGATTTCACGCTCGACGCCGGAGCCCGCCGGGTGCTCAAGGATGGCAGGGACATCCGGCTCACGCCCACCGAGTGGAAGATCGTGGACCGCCTGATCGCACATCCGGGCCGGCTCGTCTCGCAGCAGCAGCTGCTGCTCGATGTGTGGGGTCCGGCGTATGCGAAGGACGTCCAGTACCTCCGCGTGTACATGGCGCAACTGCGGAAGAAGCTCGAACCCGATCCGGGTGCGCCCCGCTACTTCGTGACCGAGAGTGGCATGGGCTACCGGTTCGAGCCGTGA
- a CDS encoding MOSC domain-containing protein, with protein sequence MTTGTLLAICRVHELLPTRDSTGVTAIDKRAVDGPVNVHPLGLTGDVQASRKHHGGPTKALYAYAQDDADYWSQQLGREVTPGLFGENLRVAGIDASHAVIGERWRVGEQVVLEVTMPRTPCVNFARYLGEKSWVKRFAEANRVGTYLSVVTKGSIVAGDTIHVDSVPDHGVTAAQVYAGLDEPQAQRLLDTAAEGHLTLTPQVRKAVLKALRVASPA encoded by the coding sequence ATGACCACCGGTACCCTCCTCGCCATCTGTCGCGTGCACGAGCTCCTTCCCACGCGGGACTCGACCGGTGTCACCGCGATCGACAAACGGGCGGTCGACGGGCCGGTGAACGTGCACCCGCTGGGCCTGACCGGCGACGTCCAGGCGAGCCGCAAGCACCACGGCGGACCCACGAAGGCCCTCTACGCCTACGCGCAGGACGACGCCGACTACTGGTCGCAGCAGCTGGGACGCGAGGTGACGCCGGGCCTGTTCGGTGAGAACCTCCGCGTGGCGGGTATCGACGCCTCCCATGCCGTCATCGGCGAGCGCTGGCGCGTGGGGGAGCAGGTGGTGCTCGAAGTGACCATGCCGCGCACGCCCTGCGTGAACTTCGCCCGGTACCTCGGCGAGAAATCCTGGGTGAAGCGCTTCGCGGAGGCGAACCGTGTGGGCACCTACTTGAGCGTCGTCACGAAGGGCAGCATCGTCGCGGGCGACACCATCCACGTGGACAGCGTCCCCGACCACGGCGTCACCGCGGCACAGGTCTACGCGGGCCTCGACGAGCCGCAGGCGCAGAGGCTGCTCGACACCGCGGCCGAAGGGCATCTCACGCTCACCCCGCAGGTCCGGAAGGCCGTGCTGAAGGCACTGAGGGTCGCCTCGCCGGCCTGA
- a CDS encoding DEAD/DEAH box helicase, with amino-acid sequence MPENLSEQITDTTLVTETTAAVPAAESDDDGVNIRFTELNLDGRILAALNDLGYEKPSPIQAATIPALLEGRDVVGLAQTGTGKTAAFAVPALSKMAELADVNGGPSKNTQVLVLAPTRELALQVADAFTSYAKHMEGFTVLPVYGGSPYGPQLNGLRRGAQVVVGTPGRVIDHIEKGSLDLSNLEYVVLDEADEMLRMGFAEDVEKILASTPAEKQVALFSATMPPAIRRIAKKYLNDPAEISVKGKTTTGTNTRQRYLQVMGPHKLDAMTRILEVEDYDGIIAFVRTKAATEDLADKLRSRGFTAAAINGDIPQQQRERTVEALREGKIDILVATDVAARGLDVERISLVVNYDIPNDTESYVHRIGRTGRAGRSGDAILFITPREKYLLRSIEKATRQPVEQMQLPSTEKINELRLSKFADKITQTLAGKDVALFRDLIATYEREHDVPASEIAAALAVMAQGGQPILVQDIPVAPAGQRERAEGRKDAFGSRGPTRTLTEGNATYRIAVGRRQRVMPGSIVGAIANEGGLSSSQIGGIDIRADHSLVELPADLTTDQLRALSRTRIGGELIHLELDKGRKPAGNRGAGEFKKPFKKDFPKRDGDTRFSGDANRKPRHAKGAGAGAGRSTAQSEQW; translated from the coding sequence GTGCCTGAAAACCTGTCCGAGCAGATCACCGACACCACCCTCGTCACCGAGACCACCGCAGCGGTTCCCGCAGCAGAGTCCGACGACGACGGCGTGAATATCCGCTTCACCGAGCTGAACCTCGACGGCCGTATCCTCGCGGCGCTGAACGACCTCGGCTACGAGAAGCCCTCACCCATCCAGGCAGCGACCATCCCCGCGCTGCTCGAAGGCCGCGACGTCGTCGGGCTGGCGCAGACCGGCACCGGCAAGACCGCCGCGTTCGCCGTGCCCGCGCTGTCCAAGATGGCGGAACTGGCCGACGTCAACGGCGGACCCAGCAAGAACACGCAGGTCCTGGTGCTCGCACCGACCCGCGAGCTCGCGCTGCAGGTAGCCGACGCCTTCACGTCCTACGCCAAGCACATGGAGGGCTTCACCGTCCTCCCCGTCTACGGCGGATCGCCCTACGGCCCCCAGCTCAACGGTCTCCGCCGCGGAGCGCAGGTCGTCGTGGGTACCCCCGGCCGCGTCATCGACCACATCGAGAAGGGGTCCCTGGACCTCTCGAACCTCGAGTACGTCGTCCTCGACGAGGCCGATGAGATGCTGCGCATGGGCTTCGCCGAGGACGTCGAGAAGATCCTCGCCTCGACGCCGGCGGAGAAGCAGGTTGCACTGTTCTCCGCGACCATGCCCCCGGCCATCCGCCGAATCGCCAAGAAGTACCTGAACGATCCGGCCGAGATCTCCGTCAAGGGCAAGACGACGACGGGCACCAACACGCGCCAGCGCTACCTGCAGGTCATGGGCCCGCACAAGCTCGACGCGATGACCCGCATCCTTGAGGTCGAGGACTACGACGGCATCATCGCCTTCGTCCGTACCAAGGCGGCTACCGAAGACCTGGCGGACAAGTTGCGTTCACGGGGCTTCACGGCTGCAGCCATCAACGGAGACATCCCCCAGCAGCAGCGCGAGCGCACCGTCGAGGCGCTGCGCGAAGGCAAGATCGACATCCTCGTCGCCACGGACGTAGCAGCCCGCGGTCTCGACGTGGAGCGCATCTCGCTCGTCGTGAACTACGACATCCCGAACGACACCGAGTCCTACGTGCACCGCATCGGCCGCACCGGCCGTGCAGGCCGTTCAGGTGACGCGATCCTCTTCATCACCCCGCGTGAGAAGTACCTGCTCCGTTCGATCGAGAAGGCCACGCGCCAGCCCGTCGAGCAGATGCAGCTGCCCTCCACCGAGAAGATCAACGAGCTGCGCCTCAGCAAGTTCGCGGACAAGATCACGCAGACGCTGGCCGGCAAGGACGTCGCGCTCTTCCGCGATCTGATCGCCACCTACGAGCGCGAGCACGACGTGCCCGCCAGCGAGATCGCTGCAGCCCTTGCCGTCATGGCGCAGGGCGGCCAGCCGATCCTCGTGCAGGACATCCCCGTCGCTCCCGCCGGACAGCGCGAGCGTGCCGAGGGACGCAAGGATGCCTTCGGGTCCCGCGGCCCGACGCGCACGCTCACCGAGGGCAACGCCACCTACCGCATCGCGGTGGGCCGTCGCCAGCGCGTGATGCCGGGCTCGATCGTCGGTGCCATCGCCAACGAGGGTGGCCTGTCCTCCTCGCAGATCGGCGGCATCGACATCCGTGCGGACCACAGCCTGGTGGAGCTGCCCGCGGACCTGACGACCGACCAGCTGCGCGCACTCTCCAGGACGCGCATCGGCGGCGAGCTCATCCACCTCGAGCTCGACAAGGGACGCAAGCCCGCAGGCAACCGCGGCGCAGGCGAGTTCAAGAAGCCCTTCAAGAAGGACTTCCCGAAGCGTGACGGCGACACCCGGTTTTCGGGAGACGCCAACCGCAAGCCCCGCCACGCCAAGGGTGCCGGAGCCGGAGCAGGACGCTCCACCGCGCAGTCCGAGCAGTGGTAG